A single region of the Pontimicrobium sp. SW4 genome encodes:
- the dnaB gene encoding replicative DNA helicase, translating to MKQPNQLQGYKVDKSTLISLEKGKIPPQALDLEEVVLGAMMIDKKGVDEVIDILSSDAFYKEAHQYIFEAIFKLFENSEPIDLLTVSSQLKKDSRLEMVGGDFYLISLTQKVSSSAHIEFHARIILQKFIQRSLIKISSEIIEESYDETKDVFDLLDKAESKLYEVTQGNIKKSSETAQELVIQAKKKIEEISNKEGLSGIPSGFDKLDKLTSGWQESDLIIVAARPGMGKTALTLTMARNIAVNQNIPVAFFSLEMASVQLITRLISSETGLSSEKLRTGRLEKHEWEQLNVKVKALEKAPLFIDDTPSLSIFDLRAKARRLSSQHGIKLIVIDYLQLMTGGGSHGGNREQEISMISRNLKALAKELSIPVIALSQLSRAVETRGGSKRPLLSDLRESGAIEQDADIVSFIYRPEYYKIDEWDDEERTPTDGQAEFIVAKHRNGGLDNIRLKFIGHLGKFDNLDDFDSPFGTEFHSKMNAAANDDTFKADDFKQNPNDAFGLSEEDNDVPF from the coding sequence ATGAAACAACCTAATCAACTTCAAGGCTATAAAGTAGATAAAAGCACTTTAATAAGCTTAGAAAAAGGTAAAATCCCTCCACAAGCCCTCGATTTAGAGGAAGTTGTTTTAGGAGCAATGATGATTGATAAGAAAGGTGTTGATGAGGTTATCGACATTTTAAGTTCTGATGCTTTTTACAAAGAAGCGCATCAATATATTTTTGAAGCCATTTTTAAATTATTTGAAAATAGCGAACCTATAGATTTGTTAACAGTATCTAGTCAGCTTAAAAAAGATAGTAGACTAGAAATGGTTGGAGGTGATTTTTACTTAATTTCTCTAACACAAAAGGTATCATCTTCTGCACATATTGAATTTCACGCGCGTATTATTTTACAGAAATTCATTCAACGTAGTTTAATAAAAATTTCAAGTGAAATTATTGAAGAATCTTATGATGAGACTAAAGATGTATTCGATCTTTTAGATAAAGCTGAATCTAAGCTTTATGAAGTTACTCAGGGAAATATCAAAAAATCTTCCGAAACCGCTCAAGAATTAGTAATTCAAGCCAAAAAGAAGATTGAAGAAATTTCTAACAAAGAAGGGTTAAGTGGTATTCCATCTGGTTTTGATAAATTAGATAAACTAACTTCTGGTTGGCAAGAGAGCGACTTAATCATTGTAGCAGCGCGTCCAGGTATGGGTAAAACGGCATTAACGCTTACTATGGCGAGAAATATTGCTGTAAATCAAAATATTCCAGTTGCTTTTTTCTCGTTAGAGATGGCATCAGTACAATTAATAACAAGATTAATTTCATCTGAAACTGGATTGTCTTCGGAAAAATTAAGAACAGGTCGTCTTGAAAAACACGAATGGGAACAGCTTAATGTAAAGGTAAAAGCATTAGAAAAAGCACCTTTGTTTATTGATGATACTCCATCATTATCTATTTTCGATCTTCGGGCCAAAGCAAGACGTTTATCGTCACAACATGGTATAAAGTTGATCGTGATTGATTACTTGCAGTTGATGACAGGAGGAGGCTCACATGGAGGAAATAGAGAACAAGAAATATCGATGATTTCTCGTAATCTAAAAGCATTGGCAAAAGAATTAAGTATTCCAGTGATTGCTTTGTCTCAGTTATCGCGTGCGGTTGAAACTCGTGGAGGAAGCAAAAGACCATTACTATCTGACCTTCGTGAGTCTGGTGCTATTGAGCAAGATGCAGATATTGTTTCGTTTATTTACCGCCCAGAGTATTATAAAATTGATGAATGGGATGATGAAGAGCGTACTCCAACCGATGGACAAGCAGAATTTATTGTAGCAAAGCATAGAAATGGTGGTTTAGATAATATTCGATTAAAGTTTATTGGTCACTTAGGTAAGTTCGATAACTTAGATGACTTCGATTCGCCTTTTGGCACTGAGTTTCATTCTAAAATGAATGCTGCTGCGAATGACGATACTTTTAAGGCAGATGATTTTAAACAAAATCCTAATGACGCATTTGGACTTAGTGAAGAAGATAATGATGTGCCGTTTTAG
- a CDS encoding asparagine synthetase B yields the protein MDAEGQRNHLKAYGITFWTLEKQQKVKWLLNYKGGSFLLPDFEEIRKECQIRGVSFEVISDSKAESILQEISSPSQNMEAVVLEKAPKIAVYTPYGKQPWDDAVTMVLTYAEIPYDTIYDEEVLNDALVLYDWLHLHHEDFTGQYGKFYRSYRSAPWYINEKKAAEELATRLGYSKVSEAKLDVALKIRDYVVGGGFMFAMCSATDSFDIALSAEGIDICEPMFDGDGSDANYQNKIDYNKTFAFTDYILERSPNVYEFSSIDMSQKRRIPKTTDYFSLMEFSAKWDPIPTMLNQNHTALVKGFMGQTTSFTRDEIKSKVLVLGENKTNGEAKYIHGIKGKGFFTFYGGHDPEDYTHRVGDPKTELDLHPTSPGYRLILNNVLFPAARKKKQKT from the coding sequence ATGGATGCCGAAGGACAAAGAAATCATTTAAAAGCTTATGGAATTACTTTTTGGACACTTGAAAAGCAGCAAAAAGTAAAATGGCTACTTAATTATAAAGGCGGCTCATTTCTATTGCCAGATTTTGAAGAAATAAGAAAAGAATGCCAAATTAGAGGTGTGTCTTTTGAAGTGATTAGTGATTCTAAAGCTGAAAGTATTTTACAGGAAATTAGTAGTCCTAGTCAAAACATGGAAGCCGTTGTGTTAGAAAAAGCACCAAAAATTGCAGTATATACACCTTATGGAAAACAACCTTGGGACGATGCTGTAACTATGGTGTTAACGTATGCTGAAATTCCTTACGATACAATTTATGATGAGGAAGTATTAAATGATGCACTAGTATTATACGATTGGTTGCATTTACATCACGAAGATTTTACAGGACAGTACGGAAAGTTTTACAGAAGTTATAGAAGCGCACCTTGGTATATAAATGAAAAAAAGGCAGCTGAAGAATTAGCGACTAGGTTAGGCTATAGCAAAGTTTCTGAAGCTAAGTTAGATGTCGCTCTAAAAATTAGAGACTATGTAGTTGGTGGAGGCTTTATGTTTGCAATGTGTAGTGCAACGGATAGTTTTGATATCGCCTTATCAGCCGAAGGAATTGATATTTGTGAACCTATGTTTGATGGTGATGGGAGTGATGCAAATTATCAGAATAAAATAGATTATAATAAGACTTTTGCGTTTACTGATTATATTTTAGAACGTAGCCCAAATGTATATGAATTCTCATCTATAGATATGTCTCAAAAAAGACGTATTCCAAAAACAACCGATTATTTTTCATTGATGGAATTTTCTGCTAAATGGGATCCAATTCCAACAATGCTAAATCAAAACCATACTGCTTTGGTTAAAGGATTTATGGGACAAACAACATCTTTTACAAGAGATGAGATAAAATCCAAAGTGTTGGTGCTTGGTGAAAATAAAACCAATGGAGAAGCCAAATATATTCATGGTATTAAAGGAAAAGGCTTTTTTACATTCTATGGAGGACATGACCCTGAAGACTATACACATAGAGTAGGAGACCCTAAAACCGAATTAGATTTACATCCTACCTCACCAGGATATAGACTCATTTTAAACAATGTGTTGTTTCCTGCTGCTAGAAAGAAAAAGCAGAAAACTTAA
- a CDS encoding sulfite exporter TauE/SafE family protein: MDYFVICLVAFLTAILTFFSGFGLGTILMPVFALFFPIELAIALTGVVHFFNNVFKLILVGNKANKSVLIRFGIPAIIAAFIGAWMLLNITDLPTIYTYQIGNKSFEITPVKLVISLLLIVFSVIELLPFFDKLQFTKKQLPFGGFLSGFFGGLSGHQGVLRTAFLIKAGLTKEAFIGTAVVISCLVDFTRISMYSTRMLESGLYENIPLIVSATLSAIAGAFFGHKLLKKVTLKFIQKFVAVFLIIVSIALGIGLI; this comes from the coding sequence GTGGACTATTTTGTAATTTGCCTTGTAGCTTTTTTAACGGCTATTCTAACTTTTTTTTCTGGATTTGGACTAGGTACAATCTTAATGCCTGTTTTTGCACTATTCTTTCCAATAGAACTAGCAATAGCATTAACTGGAGTTGTTCATTTTTTTAATAATGTCTTTAAATTGATTCTTGTTGGTAACAAAGCCAACAAAAGTGTACTAATACGATTTGGAATTCCAGCCATTATTGCAGCATTTATTGGTGCTTGGATGCTTTTGAATATTACCGACCTACCTACAATTTATACTTATCAAATTGGTAACAAATCTTTTGAAATCACTCCAGTTAAATTGGTTATTTCACTACTGTTAATCGTATTCTCTGTCATTGAGTTATTACCTTTTTTTGATAAGTTACAATTCACCAAAAAACAATTGCCTTTTGGAGGGTTTTTAAGCGGTTTTTTTGGAGGACTTTCTGGACATCAAGGTGTACTTAGAACAGCATTTCTTATTAAAGCTGGTCTAACTAAAGAAGCATTTATTGGTACAGCTGTTGTTATTTCTTGCTTAGTAGATTTTACTAGAATCTCTATGTATTCAACAAGAATGTTAGAGTCTGGCTTATACGAAAATATACCTTTAATTGTTAGCGCAACACTTTCAGCAATTGCTGGCGCTTTTTTTGGGCATAAGTTATTAAAGAAAGTAACTTTGAAGTTTATTCAAAAATTTGTCGCAGTATTTCTAATTATAGTATCAATTGCCCTAGGAATCGGTTTAATTTAA
- a CDS encoding LptF/LptG family permease, whose protein sequence is MKILDWYILKRYLVTFLMMLLLFIPIGITVHLSEKIDKILANNVPFPEVAQYFLDFTIYFANLLFPLFLFLSVIFFTSKLANNTEVIAFLSSGVSFTRFLRPYIIGGIIVALFALILGMYLAPKASSGYNEFIYKYLSGNKKAVDEDQLYRQINENDVIYVQSFDVKNNAGKLFTLEHFEENKLVYKIEANSIRYIKRDSTYRMNQYVKRIIGENDDEIIQKRRLDTLFAFDLEDLMPVKYIAETLSYGELTSFIEKEESRGSSNIGRYKVVLYKKWSLPVSIFILTIIAVAVSSKKRRGGMGVNLAFGIFIAMIYVFFDKVFGVMAEQSNFSPAIAVWFPNILFGILAIYLLYNAKR, encoded by the coding sequence GTGAAAATACTAGATTGGTACATATTAAAGCGCTACTTAGTAACATTTTTAATGATGTTGCTCTTGTTTATTCCTATTGGAATTACGGTGCATTTGTCTGAAAAAATTGATAAGATACTTGCAAATAATGTTCCTTTTCCTGAAGTAGCTCAATATTTTTTAGATTTCACAATCTATTTTGCTAACCTTTTATTTCCCTTGTTTCTTTTTTTATCAGTAATATTTTTTACATCTAAACTTGCAAATAATACAGAGGTTATAGCCTTTTTAAGTTCGGGTGTTTCTTTTACTAGGTTTTTAAGGCCTTATATTATTGGAGGAATAATAGTAGCTCTTTTTGCTTTAATTTTAGGAATGTATTTAGCACCTAAAGCTAGTAGTGGATACAATGAGTTTATTTATAAATACTTAAGTGGGAATAAAAAAGCTGTTGATGAAGACCAACTTTATAGGCAGATTAATGAGAATGATGTTATTTATGTACAATCTTTTGATGTAAAAAATAATGCTGGGAAGCTATTTACCTTAGAGCATTTTGAAGAAAATAAACTTGTTTATAAAATTGAGGCAAATAGTATTAGATATATTAAAAGAGATAGTACCTATAGAATGAATCAATACGTAAAAAGAATTATTGGAGAAAATGACGATGAAATAATTCAAAAACGAAGGTTAGATACTCTATTTGCATTTGATTTAGAAGATTTAATGCCAGTAAAGTATATAGCAGAAACACTTAGTTATGGTGAACTTACTTCATTTATAGAAAAAGAAGAATCCCGTGGTTCATCTAATATAGGAAGGTATAAAGTGGTACTTTACAAAAAGTGGAGTTTACCAGTCTCAATTTTTATTCTTACCATTATTGCTGTTGCAGTGTCTTCCAAAAAGAGAAGAGGAGGTATGGGAGTAAACTTGGCATTTGGAATCTTTATAGCCATGATTTACGTGTTCTTCGATAAGGTTTTTGGTGTTATGGCAGAACAATCTAACTTCTCTCCAGCCATAGCAGTGTGGTTTCCTAATATACTTTTTGGTATTTTAGCGATCTATCTACTATATAATGCTAAGCGATAA
- a CDS encoding acetyl-CoA carboxylase carboxyltransferase subunit alpha: MEYLEFELPIKELEEQLQKCQLIGEESDVDVTETCKQIEKKLAEAKKDIYKNLSAWQRVQLSRHPNRPYTLDYIKAICGDTYLELHGDRNVKDDKAMVGGLGKIGNQTFMFIGQQKGYNTKTRQYRNFGMANPEGYRKALRLMKSAEKFGIPVVTFIDTPGAYPGLEAEERGQGEAIARNILEMTRLKVPIMCIVIGEGASGGALGIGVGDKILMLENTWYSVISPENCSSILWRSWEFKEQAAEALKLTAKDGKRLKVIDEIIKEPLGGAHKDRESTFVAVRDAIVKSYDEFKNLSPKDLVKQRMDKYSQMGVYKD, translated from the coding sequence GTGGAATATTTAGAATTTGAGCTCCCAATTAAGGAGTTGGAAGAACAACTACAAAAGTGCCAACTCATAGGAGAGGAGAGTGATGTTGATGTTACTGAAACGTGTAAGCAAATTGAAAAAAAATTAGCTGAAGCAAAAAAAGACATTTATAAAAACCTTTCTGCTTGGCAACGTGTTCAATTATCTAGACATCCAAACAGACCTTATACTTTAGATTATATTAAAGCTATATGTGGTGATACATATTTAGAATTGCATGGAGATAGAAATGTAAAAGACGATAAGGCAATGGTTGGTGGACTAGGTAAAATTGGTAATCAAACCTTTATGTTTATTGGGCAACAAAAGGGATACAATACCAAAACGAGACAATATAGAAACTTTGGTATGGCTAACCCTGAAGGTTATAGAAAAGCTCTTAGATTAATGAAATCTGCTGAAAAATTCGGAATTCCTGTAGTAACGTTTATTGATACTCCTGGAGCTTATCCTGGACTTGAAGCCGAAGAACGTGGGCAAGGAGAAGCTATTGCTAGAAATATTTTGGAAATGACACGTTTAAAAGTGCCTATTATGTGTATAGTTATTGGAGAGGGTGCTTCAGGTGGTGCTTTGGGAATAGGTGTTGGCGATAAAATTTTAATGCTTGAAAATACTTGGTATTCGGTAATTTCTCCCGAAAACTGTTCTTCAATTCTGTGGAGAAGTTGGGAATTTAAAGAGCAAGCTGCTGAAGCTTTAAAATTAACAGCTAAAGACGGAAAGCGTCTAAAAGTGATAGATGAAATTATTAAAGAACCGCTAGGTGGTGCTCATAAAGATAGAGAATCAACATTTGTTGCTGTTCGTGATGCTATTGTAAAATCGTATGATGAGTTTAAAAACTTATCACCAAAAGATTTAGTAAAACAACGCATGGATAAGTATTCTCAAATGGGTGTTTATAAAGACTAA
- the tgt gene encoding tRNA guanosine(34) transglycosylase Tgt, with the protein MIFKLEGKDSLSKARAGRITTDHGVIETPIFMPVGTVASVKGVHQRELKDDINPDIILGNTYHLYLRPQTSILEKAGGLHKFMNWDRNILTDSGGYQVYSLSNNRKIKEEGVKFKSHIDGSYHTFTPENVMEIQRTIGADIIMAFDECTPYPCDYNYAKRSMHMTHRWLDRCINHLEKVPYKYGYSQAFFPIVQGSTYKDLRMQSAEYIANSGAVGNAIGGLSVGEPAEEMYAMTDVVCSILPEDKPRYLMGVGTPINILENIALGVDMFDCVMPTRNARNGMLFTAHGTINIKNKKWEDDFSPVDDMGITFVDTDYTKAYLKHLFSVNERLGAQIATIHNLGFYLWLVREARKHILAGDFREWKDKMVKQMDKRL; encoded by the coding sequence ATGATTTTTAAATTAGAAGGAAAAGATTCTCTGAGTAAAGCAAGAGCTGGAAGGATTACAACAGATCACGGTGTTATTGAAACACCAATTTTTATGCCTGTTGGTACAGTGGCATCGGTTAAAGGTGTGCATCAAAGAGAACTGAAGGATGATATTAATCCTGATATTATATTAGGAAACACCTATCATTTATATCTAAGACCTCAAACATCTATTTTAGAGAAAGCGGGAGGCTTACACAAGTTTATGAATTGGGACAGAAATATTTTAACTGACTCGGGTGGTTATCAAGTGTATTCGCTTTCTAATAATAGAAAAATTAAAGAAGAAGGCGTTAAATTTAAGAGCCATATAGATGGTAGTTACCATACATTTACACCTGAAAATGTTATGGAAATTCAGCGAACAATAGGCGCGGATATTATTATGGCTTTTGATGAGTGTACACCATACCCCTGTGATTATAATTATGCTAAGCGTTCTATGCACATGACACATCGTTGGTTAGATAGATGTATTAATCATTTAGAGAAAGTACCTTATAAGTATGGCTATAGTCAAGCATTTTTTCCAATTGTACAAGGCAGTACATATAAAGATTTAAGAATGCAGTCTGCTGAATATATTGCAAACTCTGGAGCTGTAGGAAACGCCATTGGAGGCTTATCGGTTGGGGAGCCTGCAGAAGAAATGTATGCAATGACCGATGTTGTTTGTAGTATACTTCCAGAAGATAAACCACGTTATTTAATGGGAGTTGGAACACCAATTAATATTTTAGAAAATATTGCTTTAGGTGTCGATATGTTTGATTGTGTTATGCCAACTCGAAATGCCAGAAACGGGATGCTTTTTACAGCACATGGCACTATTAATATTAAAAACAAAAAGTGGGAAGACGATTTTTCGCCTGTCGATGATATGGGAATAACATTTGTAGATACAGATTATACTAAGGCTTATTTAAAGCACCTTTTTAGTGTTAATGAAAGACTAGGTGCGCAAATAGCAACCATACATAACCTAGGATTTTATTTATGGTTGGTGCGTGAAGCCAGAAAACATATATTAGCAGGAGATTTTAGAGAATGGAAAGACAAAATGGTAAAACAAATGGATAAACGTCTGTAG
- a CDS encoding DMT family transporter yields the protein MLSDKLKNYLHLHLLVFIAGFTAILGELISIGSIPLVWFRMLIATVLMVIYIKFRKIKLTLDFKTIFKFFLAGIIIALHWITFFESIEQSNISIALAMFSTGAFFASFIEPLFFKRRIIWYEIVFGVMVIIGVWLITKTEIRYTNGIILGIISAFLSTLFAVINGQFVKRYSASVISFYEFFSGVLFISLFIILFGDGFSFEFFNLSNSDWFYLIILGSICTAYAFMAAVYIMKHIRPYTLVLTYNLEPIYGIVLAIILFPIKEKMSLEFYVGATIIISVVILNGILKNSKSLKSNLTT from the coding sequence ATGCTAAGCGATAAACTAAAAAATTATTTACACCTTCACTTACTTGTTTTTATAGCTGGCTTCACAGCAATTTTAGGAGAACTTATTTCGATTGGCTCTATTCCTTTAGTGTGGTTTAGAATGCTAATCGCTACAGTTTTAATGGTTATTTATATAAAGTTTAGAAAAATTAAACTAACTCTCGATTTTAAAACCATTTTCAAATTCTTTTTAGCAGGAATCATTATTGCTTTACATTGGATTACATTTTTCGAATCTATTGAGCAATCAAATATTTCAATTGCCTTAGCAATGTTTTCAACAGGCGCTTTTTTTGCATCATTTATTGAACCTCTTTTTTTTAAAAGAAGAATTATCTGGTACGAAATAGTATTTGGAGTTATGGTTATTATTGGTGTTTGGCTAATCACTAAAACAGAAATAAGATATACTAATGGAATAATACTTGGAATAATTTCCGCTTTTTTATCCACACTATTTGCTGTTATTAATGGACAATTTGTTAAGCGCTATAGTGCTTCGGTGATTTCGTTTTATGAATTTTTTAGTGGTGTTTTATTTATATCTCTGTTTATTATACTTTTTGGAGATGGATTTAGTTTTGAATTCTTTAATTTAAGTAATTCAGATTGGTTCTACCTTATTATTCTTGGGTCAATATGTACAGCTTATGCTTTTATGGCTGCTGTATATATAATGAAGCACATTAGGCCATACACACTAGTGCTTACCTATAATTTAGAACCAATTTACGGAATAGTATTGGCAATTATTTTATTCCCAATTAAAGAAAAAATGAGTTTAGAATTCTATGTTGGAGCGACCATCATCATTAGTGTTGTCATACTCAATGGAATACTAAAAAACTCTAAGTCATTAAAAAGTAACCTTACTACATAA
- a CDS encoding amidohydrolase family protein, translated as MNRIPQLLIALFLVSSAVTAQEKKTSWDISNPEGDWNWKEVSLNTNEGTWMNVDVSPDGSKIVFDLLGDIFIMNANGGKATALRTGLPFEVQPRFSPDGNTISFTSDAGGGDNIWTMNIDGSDAKQITKENFRLLNNAVWTPDGEYIVARKHFSSTRSLGAGEMWMYHLTGKSGIQITKRKNDQQDVNEPNISKDGRYMYYSEDVYPGGFFQYNKDPNSQIYVINRYDFETGKTERITGGPGGAARPQISNDGKKLAFVKRVRTKTVLYIHDLETGEEWPIFDGLNKDQQEAWAIFGVYSNYSWTPNDDSIVFWSGGKINKVNVNTLQVTNIPFKVNTSIKIAKAIEFDTPVAPNTFNAKVIRDVKTSPNGKSIVFNALGYLYSMELPKGKPKRLTQGTDFEFEPSFSPDGSQIVYVTWNDENLGSIYSISLKEGTPKKLSAQKGIYRNPAYSNNGSKVVYRKEGGNGDQGRTFSKKTGLYIMDANGKNNKFLTQQGDYPLFSKDDKRIIYQNGGTFGGALTKELKSVDLNGNNERTHIKSKNGNRLLPSPDGKWVAFIHLFKVYMAPMPQAGATIDLTDKTNFVPVTQLTEDAGINLHWSKDSKTIHWSLGNDYYSAPASLDTKLVAKPKARIELEIKTDKPNGKIAFKNARIITMQGDKVIENGTIIVNQNKIEAIGKASEVSIPSNAKVYDLSGKTIMPGIVDAHAHIGGFRDGLTTQKHWQFYANLAFGVTTAHDPSANTQAVFALSELLKSGQMVGPRLYSTGHILYGAEGDFKAVINSLDDARSSIKRTKAFGALSVKSYNQPRREQRQQVLQAAREESIFVVPEGGSTFYHNMTMVIDGHTGVEHNIPISPVYKDVLTLWENSNTGYTPTLVVNYAGMSGEYYWYQNTNVWENKKLLKYIPRGIVDARSRHRVMVPQEEYENGHIQTSKIAKALTDVGVKVNLGAHGQLQGLGAHWELWMLQQGGMTNMEALRAATLNGAEYIGAGNDIGSLEVGKLADLIVLDKNPLENIRNTESILYTMVNGRLYDTETMNEIGNHENTRGKFYWENSKYNAAFPWHEESQSFTRETCGCIIGTH; from the coding sequence ATGAATCGAATTCCACAATTATTAATTGCCCTATTTTTAGTCTCATCTGCTGTAACTGCTCAAGAAAAAAAGACATCTTGGGATATCTCAAATCCAGAAGGTGACTGGAACTGGAAAGAAGTCTCTCTCAATACCAATGAAGGCACTTGGATGAATGTAGATGTAAGTCCAGATGGAAGTAAAATAGTTTTTGACTTACTAGGTGACATCTTTATTATGAATGCCAATGGTGGAAAAGCTACTGCATTAAGAACAGGTTTACCCTTTGAAGTTCAACCTCGTTTCAGTCCAGATGGAAATACTATTTCATTTACAAGTGATGCAGGAGGGGGTGATAATATATGGACAATGAACATTGATGGAAGTGACGCAAAACAAATTACAAAAGAAAATTTTAGACTTCTTAATAACGCTGTCTGGACACCTGATGGCGAATACATTGTTGCTAGAAAGCACTTTTCTTCTACTCGCTCGTTAGGTGCTGGAGAAATGTGGATGTATCACTTAACTGGAAAAAGTGGTATACAAATTACTAAACGTAAAAACGACCAACAAGATGTAAACGAACCTAATATTTCCAAAGATGGGCGCTATATGTATTATAGCGAAGATGTTTATCCAGGAGGATTTTTTCAATATAATAAAGATCCAAATAGTCAAATTTATGTGATTAATCGATACGATTTTGAAACAGGAAAAACCGAACGTATTACAGGTGGTCCTGGAGGAGCTGCTCGTCCACAAATATCTAATGATGGAAAAAAACTAGCTTTTGTTAAACGTGTTAGAACTAAAACTGTACTTTACATTCATGATTTAGAAACAGGTGAAGAATGGCCAATTTTTGATGGACTAAATAAAGACCAACAAGAAGCTTGGGCTATTTTTGGCGTATATAGTAATTATAGTTGGACACCAAATGACGATAGTATTGTATTCTGGTCTGGTGGAAAAATAAACAAAGTAAATGTTAATACACTTCAAGTAACCAATATTCCTTTTAAGGTAAATACTAGTATAAAAATTGCTAAAGCTATTGAGTTTGACACACCAGTCGCTCCAAATACATTTAATGCCAAAGTTATTCGAGATGTTAAAACCTCACCTAATGGAAAAAGCATTGTATTTAACGCCTTAGGATATTTATATTCTATGGAACTTCCTAAAGGAAAACCAAAGCGTTTGACTCAAGGAACCGATTTTGAATTTGAACCTTCATTCTCTCCTGATGGTTCGCAGATAGTATATGTAACTTGGAATGATGAAAACTTAGGAAGTATTTATTCGATTTCTTTAAAAGAAGGAACTCCCAAAAAATTAAGCGCTCAAAAAGGTATTTATAGAAATCCTGCCTATTCCAATAATGGTTCTAAAGTTGTTTATAGAAAAGAAGGTGGTAATGGAGACCAAGGCAGAACATTCAGTAAAAAAACTGGATTATATATTATGGATGCCAACGGTAAGAATAACAAATTCTTAACTCAACAAGGTGATTACCCCTTGTTCTCTAAAGATGATAAACGAATCATTTATCAAAATGGAGGCACATTTGGTGGAGCACTTACAAAAGAATTAAAAAGTGTTGATTTAAATGGTAATAACGAAAGAACACATATTAAATCAAAGAATGGAAATAGATTATTGCCTAGTCCAGATGGTAAATGGGTGGCTTTTATTCATCTATTCAAAGTCTATATGGCTCCAATGCCGCAAGCTGGTGCAACAATAGATTTAACTGATAAGACAAATTTTGTTCCAGTGACACAACTTACTGAAGATGCAGGAATAAATCTTCATTGGTCTAAAGACAGTAAAACTATTCACTGGTCTTTAGGAAATGATTATTATTCTGCTCCTGCTTCATTAGATACTAAATTGGTTGCCAAACCCAAAGCTAGAATAGAACTTGAAATAAAAACTGATAAACCTAATGGTAAAATTGCATTTAAAAATGCACGAATAATTACTATGCAAGGTGATAAAGTTATTGAAAACGGAACAATCATCGTTAATCAAAATAAAATTGAAGCAATAGGAAAAGCTTCGGAAGTTTCAATTCCGTCTAACGCGAAAGTTTATGACCTATCTGGAAAAACAATTATGCCTGGAATTGTAGATGCTCATGCACATATTGGTGGGTTTCGTGATGGCTTAACAACTCAAAAGCATTGGCAATTTTATGCCAATTTAGCATTTGGGGTGACTACTGCACACGACCCTTCAGCTAATACTCAAGCTGTTTTTGCTTTATCAGAATTACTAAAAAGTGGTCAAATGGTTGGTCCTCGTCTCTACTCTACTGGACATATTCTCTATGGAGCAGAAGGCGATTTTAAGGCTGTAATTAATAGTCTTGATGATGCACGTTCGTCCATAAAACGTACCAAAGCTTTTGGCGCTTTATCGGTAAAAAGTTATAATCAGCCACGTCGCGAGCAACGTCAACAAGTTTTGCAAGCTGCCCGTGAAGAAAGTATTTTCGTTGTTCCAGAAGGTGGCTCAACATTCTACCATAATATGACTATGGTTATTGATGGTCATACTGGTGTGGAACACAACATTCCAATTTCACCTGTTTACAAAGACGTTTTAACTCTTTGGGAAAACAGTAACACTGGTTATACACCAACACTAGTAGTAAATTATGCAGGTATGAGTGGTGAATATTATTGGTACCAAAACACCAATGTTTGGGAAAATAAAAAATTGTTAAAGTATATACCTAGAGGGATTGTAGATGCGCGTTCAAGACATCGTGTTATGGTGCCTCAAGAAGAGTATGAAAATGGGCATATTCAAACTTCAAAAATTGCAAAAGCGTTGACAGATGTTGGTGTTAAAGTAAATCTTGGTGCTCATGGACAGCTGCAAGGCTTAGGAGCTCATTGGGAGCTTTGGATGTTACAACAAGGCGGAATGACCAATATGGAAGCTTTAAGAGCTGCAACACTTAATGGTGCAGAATATATTGGCGCTGGAAACGATATAGGCTCTTTAGAAGTCGGAAAGCTTGCCGATTTAATTGTATTGGATAAAAATCCATTGGAGAATATTAGAAACACCGAAAGTATTCTTTATACAATGGTTAATGGACGTTTATACGATACTGAAACCATGAACGAAATTGGAAATCATGAAAATACTAGAGGTAAATTCTATTGGGAAAATAGTAAATATAATGCTGCTTTTCCTTGGCATGAAGAAAGTCAAAGTTTTACTAGAGAAACCTGTGGTTGTATTATAGGGACTCATTAA